One Cryptococcus neoformans var. neoformans B-3501A chromosome 10, whole genome shotgun sequence DNA window includes the following coding sequences:
- a CDS encoding hypothetical protein (Match to ESTs gb|CF194407.1|CF194407, gb|CF194050.1|CF194050, gb|CF193796.1|CF193796; HMMPfam hit to TPP_enzyme_M, Thiamine pyrophosphate enzyme, central domain, score: 61.8, E(): 1.9e-15; HMMPfam hit to TPP_enzyme_N, Thiamine pyrophosphate enzyme, N-terminal TPP binding domain, score: 170.8, E(): 2.8e-48), translating into MSDNEQVAFFTYILERLKQCGVKQIFGVPGDFNLTALDYIEKDPELQWVGNANELNAAYASDGYARVKGTLAVVITTFGVGELSALCGIAGCLSERVPVLHIVGAPSTSLQAKQSLLHHTLNLPESFSTFSSMSAPLSCSQALINNIEPKTPTSWTEAFDKTLKAVLEQCRPGYVEVPTDAVHAKVSAEGLKQPLPPPHSAPPPESMGTSLSNTSASAASRGAAQVSLSTAPTNVPSAPSSDDVTAHVVEDITKRFGEAKKPIILVDACAGRFGMAIEVRKLVDACGIRFFETPMGKSLMDERHPLYGGCYAGANSLPTVQKEVESADFVLYVGALKSDFNSGSFSVNIDPKVIVELHSFTTTIGYASYPTTDIRTILPLLRPAFEKLGRGKQSEGQSVEQKVEDKSVDSPVVPDPKGDEIKHEWLWPRVGKWFQDTDIIITETGTSSFGLTNVVLPSNSTYIAQILWGAIGWSVGACLGAAMAAKENGNNRRTVLFVGDGSLQLTLQEIGTMLRRGVHPYIFVLNNDGYEIERQIHGWTAEYNDIQLYDHQLLLPFLAGKKTKTPYQSYAVHTPQEFSKLLDDEEFNKPDRLRLIEVFMPRGDAPAGLIRQAKLTAEANDRI; encoded by the exons atgtCCGATAACGAACAAGTAGCCTTCTTCACTTACATCCTTGAGCGTCTCAAGCAGTGCGGCGTCAAGCAGATCTTTGGTGTTCCCGGTGACTTCAACTTGACTGC CCTTGACTATATCGAGAAGGACCCGGAACTCCAATGGGTCGGCAACGCCAACGAGCTCAACGCT GCCTATGCTTCTGACGGTTATGCCCGAGTGAAGGGCACTTTGGCCGTCGTAATCACCACTTTTGGTGTCGGTGAGCTCTCTGCTCTCTG TGGTATCGCTGGTTGTCTCTCCGAGCGAGTCCCCGTCCTTCACATTGTTGGTGCCCCCAGCACTTCTTTACAG GCCAAGCAGTCTCTTTTGCACCACACTCTTAACCTTCCCGAATCGTTCagcaccttctcctcaatgAGCGCGCCTCTCTCATGTTCTCAGGCCCTAATTAATAACATTGAGCCCAAGACTCCTACTTCTTGGACTGAAGCATTCGATAAGACTCTCAAGGCTGTCCTTGAGCAGTGTCGACCTGGTTATGTCGAAGTTCCTACAGACGCTGTTCACGCCAAGGTTTCGGCCGAGGGTCTTAAGCAGCCCCTA CCTCCACCCCACTCTGCTCCCCCTCCCGAGTCTATGGGTACTTCCCTCTCTAACACCAGCGCCTCAGCCGCCTCCCGAGGCGCGGCGCAAGTTTCGCTTAGCACTGCACCCACCAATGTTCCCAGTGCTCCCTCCTCTGACGATGTGACAGCCCACGTTGTTGAGGATATTACTAAGCGATTCGGTGAGGCTAAGAAGCCTATCATCCTTGTAGATGCTTGTGCCGGCAGGTTCGGTATGGCTATTGAGGTTAGAAAGCTGGTCGATGCCTGTGGTATCCGATTCTTTGAGA CGCCAATGGGTAAGAGTTTGATGGACGAGCGTCACCCACTCTACGGAGGTTGTTACGCCGGTGCCAACTCTCTTCCTACCGTCCAAAAGGAAGTTGAGTCTGCCGACTTTGTCCTTTACGTCGGTGCCCTCAAGTCCGACTTCAACTCTGGATCATTCTCCGTCAACATTGACCCCAAGGTTATCGTCGAACTTCACTCTTTCACCACCACTATCGGGTACGCTTCCTATCCTACCACCGATATCAGGACCAttttgcctcttctcaGGCCTGCCTTTGAGAAGCTCGGTCGGGGTAAGCAATCCGAGGGTCAGAGTGTTGAGCAAAAGGTTGAGGATAAGAGCGTCGACAGCCCTGTGGTGCCCGATCCTAAGGGTGATGAAATCAAGCACGAATGGTTATGGCCTCGAGTTGGCAAGTGGTTCCAGGACACTG atatcatcatcaccgaGACTGGTACTTCCTCCTTTGGCCTCACCAACGTCGTCCTCCCTTCAAATTCTACTTACATTGCCCAAATCCTTTGGGGTGCCATCGGTTGGTCCGTCGGTGCTTGTCTCGGTGCCGCCATGGCAGCCAAGGAGAACGGTAACAACCGAAGGACCGTCTTGTTTGTCGGTGACGGTTCTTTGCAGTTG ACACTTCAGGAGATTGGTACCATGCTCCGCCGAGGCGTCCATCCTTACATTTTCGTCCTCAACAACGATGGCTACGAAATTGAGCGACAGATCCACGGCTGGACCGCCGAGTACAACGACATTCAGCTCTACGACCAccaactcctcctccccttccttgcTGGTAAGAAGACTAAGACCCCTTATCAGTCTTACGCAGTCCACACTCCTCAAGAGTTTAGCAAACTTctcgatgatgaagagttcAACAAGCCCGACAGGTTGAGGTTGATCGAAGTGTTTATGCCTAGGGGTGATGCTCCTGCTGGTCTTATCAGGCAGGCCAAATTGACCGCCGAGGCCAATGACAGGATCTAA
- a CDS encoding hypothetical protein (HMMPfam hit to ATE_C, Arginine-tRNA-protein transferase, C terminus, score: 199.9, E(): 5e-57) → MASTCCPQYTIRLDAFNFKSNKKQNQVVNRFNRYLEQGVKPGEQMVAERQKESSKGAKGKVGKGRANGGGRDIVSEVHEFEVGYGRENDAVHRFETQIVPAKATEEAFKMYKTYQISVHHDKPEDVTMKGFDRFLCSGPLIVTPIKYEDEETGRKGVQEGRLPENYGPYHLLYKVDGQLIAISVLDITPLGVSSVYCIWNPDWAWASLGKLTALYEINLARRLGAAGAGKEFSGTGMKWVYMGYWVPNCQKMKYKSEYAPSYLLDPGTNEFHELTRDLEMYLVNHPRGYFPFKDIEAEVKKSQTKKLNVPSAPKSPIVATSNEVGPDGDQDSDEEGEPGYLPTPPPPGFADPATISEKEVDEVLVLLSLRKSHFGGKQLFQISELEFVDSYYVRETVRQMLAAVGKEWIANERDRVTGIAAEKGIMFLG, encoded by the exons ATGGCCAGCACCTGTTGTCCACAATACACTATCCGTCTTGATGCTTTCAATTTCAAATCCAACAAGAAACAGAATCAAGTTGTGAACCGGTTCAACCGTTACCTGGAGCAAGGCGTAAAGCCAGGCGAGCAAATGGTTGCAGAGAGGCAGAAAGAGAGTAGCAAGGGGGCAAAGGGGAaagtgggaaaaggaagagcaaaCGGAGGCGGTCGAGACATTGTGTCAGAAGTCCACGAATTTGAAGTGGGGTACGGCAGAGAGAATGATGCTGTCCATCGATTCGAG ACTCAAATTGTACCCGCAAAAGCCACCGAAGAAGCCTTCAAGATGTACAAGACTTACCAAATAAGCGTACACCATGACAAGCCTGAAGATGTCACCATGAAGGGATTCGACCGTTTTCTATGTTCTGGTCCGTTAATTGTAACCCCTATCAAAtacgaggatgaagaaacgggaagaaagggggtgcaagaaggaaggctGCCGGAGAATTATGGCCCTTACCATCTCT TGTACAAAGTCGATGGCCAGCTCATTGCCATATCTGTGCTCGACATAACGCCCCTTGGGGTATCTTCAGTATATTGCATCTGGAATCCTGACTGGGCATGGGCAAGCCTCGGCAAACTAACGGCCCTATATGAAATCAACCTCGCAAGACGGCTCGGCGCTGCTGGGGCCGGCAAAGAGTTTAGCGGTACGGGTATGAAATGGGTATATATGGGATATTGGGTACCAAATTGCCAAAAGATGAAGTACAAGTCGGAGTATGCCCCGAGTTATTTGCTGGATCCT GGTACGAATGAGTTCCATGAGTTAACCCGCGATCTTGAAATGTACCTGGTCAATCACCCAAGAGGATACTTTCCCTTTAAAGATATTGAGGCTGAGGTGAAAAAGTCACAAACAAAGAAGTTAAATGTACCATCCGCTCCAAAATCGCCCATCGTCGCCACTTCAAACGAGGTCGGCCCTGATGGCGATCAAGATTcggatgaagaaggtgaacCAGGTTATTTACCTACACCCCCTCCTCCAGGATTCGCCGACCCTGCAACCATTTCCGAAAAAGAAGTAGACGAGGTTCTGGTTTTGCTGAGTTTGCGGAAGAGCCATTTTGGCGGAAAACAATTGTTCCAAATATCA GAACTGGAATTTGTTGATAGTTATTATGTACGCGAGACTGTCAGGCAAATGTTGGCCGCAGTGGGCAAAGAATGGATCGCGAATGAACGCGATAGGGTAACAGGAATAGCGGCGGAGAAGGGGATCATGTTTCTTGGGTAG